Part of the Paroedura picta isolate Pp20150507F chromosome 3, Ppicta_v3.0, whole genome shotgun sequence genome is shown below.
ACCAATTGAACTTATCTTTTTAACCTTGAGTTAAAAAACAAGGAGTCAGAACTTTTTTATGCCTTATGTCCATTATGTCCCCAACAGAGCATTAAGATTGAGTGGTCAAAaactgctcagggtccccagccccgcagaagtaaaactggcctcaagcagggccagggcttttgcaGCCctgaccctggcctggtggaatgctgtaCCTAGTgtgatcagggccctccaggacttcaaacaattccagagggcctgcaagacaaaggtGTTCAaaaccaggcctatggttgaggccaggaaataaacaTCAACAAGATGCTGACCTCTCTACCTGAGAACCATCCATCCAAATCTGCCCAAACAACAATTAAGCCCCACTTGCGGTAAGACTTTAATTATGAGGAGACAGATTTTAATATAATTGTAATAACTTAAACTGAATTTATAATTGATTGTTTTATCGTATACTgataatttatttgtaattttttgTAGATTGCTCTTAAGCCCTGATATTGCCCATCCAGTGCTAACTAGGGAAGGACAggacttaaaaataaaattattattattatttctacaacACAGCCAAGTCCTACACAAATATGCACTGTTTTTCAAGGGGTGTGTTTAAGGAATGGGCAACATGTTGAGCCTGAACTAAAGTGAGCACATGAAGCAAAGCCAACTTTATACAGACTTTTCTACACCTTGACCGAGGACTTTAAtgcagtagaggacaggaataCTGTTCATATAAACTAGATTAGAATGTGAGCTTGTATTTAAGAGAAAAGCTTAAACTTCACAGGGACTAAAGCCAAAGAACCATAAGACTAGTTTTGCATGCTCAAAGGAGATAAGAACTTTTGTGTCTTGGCAATAGTCCTATGAAGTGGAAGGATGGATGCACCTAAAGTCACTAAAATAAGGCATAGGCAACTGTTGCTCAAAAGAAAAAGTGTCTGAAGTTCCATATCTTTGGGTTAGGGTTTCCTAAAACAAGTGTTTGGCCCTTGGATATCCCATCAACCCAACACATTCTTTGGCAGTTTTATCTAATCAAACATGTTTAGAAAATTCTTAGTTTACAGCCAGTTGTTTTGTCATCTTAGGTCTTTTAAACTGTAGGGGACGCAAGTGCATATACAAAGCTTCATATAATCAATCAGTGATACACAACCACTGACATCTTACCAGCAATAAGGTGGCACCAAAAGCTAGGCAAAACACCATCGGTCCCGCCAAATCTGTTTCATTCATGATGCTGCCATCTGCTATTTTTAAGGGGTGCAGTACTGTGAGGGTCTTCTGCCAGATATGGTCAAAATTTATCCCTAGTTCTACAGAAAGAACAATATTTTACCAACATGTTATTTGTGGGAAATATTAATACAGAGGTTACTGGAACACTTCATAAATCTGAACTCTTCAATAGGCTCAAACCACCAACAGACTTCCAACTACTTGCTTAGCTGCAAAGTGTAACTACTGCATTTTTCTCCTTGTAGGTTTACTTTGTGTAAGTTTAATTCTTTTAAGAAGAGTTTGGAAGAAGCTAATTAAGTATATAGAAAATTAAGATGTAAAGGCACTGATAAAGATACAAATTAGGGATTGCTCTCCCAAACTGAAGGTAAAGAACATACCAATACTTGACACTCAACAATCACTGTTTTTTATGCGATACGGCCAatattaaatgatataaagtTTGCAACAAATATGACATCAAACCTTCTAGTAACGGTGGCTCATCTTCAAAACTGCTTCCATAGAAAGACTGTGGCGAGGATGGAGTGTAAGTTGGTGAAGGCTGAAATATCTGACCAGTATAAGGCTGCTGTTGCTGCATCATCTCTGGAGGGACGTATCCACTTGACTGAGAATACTCATAACCACCATATTGTCTGCAGATAGCAAAATCATATTAGTCTGGTAAACATATCACCTTTCCTTACAAGATACAGGATGTTAGTTTTAGAAACTGATTACCCCTTGAGCTTTCAAATGTTTCAGGTACAGACCCTTCCATGTTGCCACATATACACAAAATTGCATCTGCAGACTTCTGGAACATTCTAAGCAGGCACAGAAGAAGGATGCAGAACTACATCCCTACAATGAAACAGGATAAAAACAGAAAGAACTCTGCTAATGCTTacctgaatttgggggggggggggggggctggattttATTACAATTATTTAACAAGACTGGTCCTCTTTAAAAAGCTTGTTTTTAAAACTCATCACTTCTACAGTGACCAAAATACTAATAATTTTTGAACAGTCATCTGTCAGCCAATCTCACAGTCATCTGTCAGCCAATACTCAAGCAACATATTACCATAGTTGTTATTGCTACATCCTTCTTCATAAAACAACTGAAGCAAATGCCAACCTAGAATGTGCTTCAACAGCTGTGACATTTACAGTGACCATGTACATATTATGACACATCCAGTACAACTGGCCCTTGGGATAGAAAACTGCTAGCATTAATACTTTCCCCCTACTTGTAAGCAAATTGCCTAGAGGGTCCCACAAATGCAGACTACATAAGGGCCACTTATATAAACACTCAGGGGTCCACATGGCAATGAATAATCAAAACAATgttacacacatgcacatttaaaacaactaaaacatataaacacaaaCAGAAAGGCTAAACCATTGCTTTATTTATGTGAAATAATCAATGTTGTATCCAAACATACCCTTACACAAAAAGTGAAACTGAACCAAAAAAGTTTCATAATAATTTTCACAGCTAGATACACAGCCTATTGGATTTTTTATCCTTTCTTCAGGGTGACATTCTCATTTTCTTTATGGTAGCCTCACAACAACTCCATGCATTAGGATGGATTGAGAGACAGTAAACAGCTCAAGAATCTTCTGTGAACTTCATGGCTAAATGTGAGTTTGAATTCCATAGTTTCCCTATCTGAAACAATAAACATGTCACATTGTCTTAGAATGGGAATGGAACTTAATCTATATAAGCACTGTGTAAGCTTGCGCAGACTTGTTTTTTACCTCCAAGTATTTCTAGAACAAAAGTGCAGTGCACTGTAATTATAAGAAGTTAAACCATTCCAGCATTTAAGCCAAGGAGATACCATAATgtgtttattaaaacaaaaaaacaagttaCTTGCTGTATGTTCCTCCTCCATAATCATACGACTGTGCTTGATCATCAATGCTGTAACTTGTTTGGTAGAAGTCCGTATTCAAGTTGTCAAAACCAGACATTGTAACCTCTCTGTAAAGCAAATGACAGTTTAATGTAGCACAATATTTGCTTGAGCACTATTCCTCTTTCCATATCAAAATAATACTTTTTACAGCTCCGGGTAGTACTATTCAGTTCTTAAtcaatattcatccatatacatgCATAAGTGAGAGAGCAGAGGGCCAAATATGCCAAACCTGGAACACAGGAAACGTCAAGGCACAGAATTGGAGGCAGTTCAGGACAATGCTTACCTGTCCCCACCCGTGAACTTGACCAACGAAACTACCCATTTAAATAGCACTCGCCTACCGGTTTCTTCGGCTCTCAAATCACAGCAGCCACGGCGTTGCTTTTTCGAAGCACCCACCTTTCAAGGACAGCCTGCTAAGATCCAAACCGCGCGCGTCGGAAGGGAGAGCATCTCCCCATCAGTCACAGCCTTTCACCACCCCACCCCGGTCACGTCCAGCAAAcaaaggacaccccccccccccccgtaagaaACCGCCTGTCTGCCCTTCCCAATAAGGGAGGCCGGAGCAAAGAGGCGTCTGGAAAATGCGACGCCTCCTAAGGAGGAGGCGAGGCGGGGGCGCCGTCCTCTCTTCCCCCCGTTTCGGAGGCGGCGCGCGCCACAATGCGAGGCAGGGGACCCACCTGCAGCGCCTCCGCACCAAGACCCCAACTTCCCCGCGGAGCCGGCGGACACGAGCCCAGAAGGACTCCCCCTCGACCCCACAGCTCGGCTTACTGGGACGCTACGTGTCAACTCCCCACCACGAACCACTTCCGGATCAAGAACGCCAGCGGAGCATGCGCGCTGCAAACGGCCCCACCCCTGGGGTCGCTCTCTCGATTCTTAAACTCTATGGTCGCCCGTGCACATGCGCCGAAGCTTTCCTAGATTAACGACGAAGCGCTCATGGGTAGTTTCCCCGGTGACCGTGCCTCTTTAAGCATATGCGCGTGCGTAGAACGGGACGGAGTGACGAGCGGGGTTGAGGAAGGTTGGTAGACCCGAGGAAGGCTAGGCCGACTGGCCCGTTGGAACTTGGGTCTCTCGAGTGCTAACCAGCCGTTCCGTGCAAgcacttcctccttcccccttcccctcttacTGGCCATTTCCAACTCCTGCCTCCTTTAACTGGGATCTTTTCTCCCAAGGCTGCCTCTACAGAAGAACAGCACTTTCATCCACAGGGACCTAGTACTGCTTGTCAGTCCCCTTGCCTGtttcttgttggcagagtgattcACACAGTAaaagtgcacaacctgattaaagaatagATAAAAGAATAcataaaagtttatttaggaattaacatgCTCAATAggaaaggagagacagagatagattcCTAACTAtgtctctagctgagagagagggtaAGTCTGAGTGTGGCACttcagagaggaaaggggaaattgccctaagagttgCAATCTGAAGATAGATAAGAAGTGACATTTAAAAACGAGAGAAtttgctgacctcactatccagtctaattgtcttcttcctgcttccccccttttttgtacaCCAGATATTACTGGGCTGGCAACTCGCAGTCATATATAATCTGAGTGATGAAGTGAGGAACTGCACTCattctttttttgtaaatatgctatttgtttatttatttattacatttttatactgtccttcccATGGGCTCGGGGTGTTTTATATCATACGAGAGTATACAATAGATAAAACAATCAAATACAATGTGGCTAAATTTAAGTTAATTTCTTAAAAATCGATTAAAATGTTTTCCTGTGACACTATCCCTCAGGGATAGGAGCATACTGCCTACCTCAACAAAGGGTGGAGGGGATAGAGCAGAATGTATTGATGGTGAGATGTGCTTATTTTGGGTATTCATGCATAGAGAAGCCAGGTTCATTGGTGGATTATGGGGTTcgtacaagagtataagaagaatggtctaataattaaacccaTCAGAGAGAAACatctatccactggcaatatgataaatatattaataaaagaaagaaaaatgtcctatttttgtagttttccttgattctttattctttaggacttctgtcaaaacggaatccaggtaatatccgttttcagtgagattctttcatcagtgacaagtccttatatatattaataatataatactggccactattaataatataatactggccactattaataatataatactggccactattaatatatataaggacttgtcactgatgaaagaatctcactgaaaacggatattacctggattccgttttgacagaagtcctaaagaataaagaaacaaggaaaactacaaaaataggacatttttctttcttttatgaatatatttatcataatgCCAGTGGATAGGATTATGGGGTTCAACCATAGGACCGATGGAACAATTATGGGGGGAAAAATACAAGGGATGGTCCAAACTGGCCACCGAagccattttaaaagcatttgtagTTCTTTAAAAATTGTCAGGATTGATTGCTGATCTATGTCGAACTCTATAAAAGTTTATTAAGGAATCATGAGCTTGGTTACAACACTGATTCCAGGCTTGAATacatacaaacaaaacaaatcgaTGAGTACACATTGTTAAAAGAAACCACATGCTAAATAGCTCTCTGGCCCAGCCCAGTAGTGACATCATGTTGAAATGCAATCACTAAGTTATTTGGTACAAGACTGAAGGGCTGATGTTTCTACACTGCAAGGTCCTGGTCATATGCTCAGGAGAGAATCCTGGCTGCAACTCGGGAATTGCAGTCTCTACCAAGAAACCAGTTTAAACTGGCCTGGCCTCTGAGAAGCTGAGGGGCTTTTGTTCCAAGTGGAACTGCCCACTTCCTCGTCAGACTGGAACAGAAGCTGGGTCTTTGTGCTCAGTCTTTGAGTCTCCATTTTGCATTGCCACATTGCAGCACACTTTGTCTTCTTGACTCCATTGCAGTTTGCTCTACATTGCAATGGATCATCTTtttagcagcatgtaagaactgaACTGCTCTGTAACTTCCTAAGTttgtggccctgatctggtgaGGGACTAGATCAGAGAGCTTTATGTAAATGTAAGCAAATAAACTTTATTCTTTTAGCCTCTATCCAATGTTCCTGTCTCTCACTGAAGCTTTCTTCAGGATTCTAAGGTAAAAGCTAATGCTGCGCTC
Proteins encoded:
- the YIPF5 gene encoding protein YIPF5 isoform X2, whose protein sequence is MFQKSADAILCICGNMEGQYGGYEYSQSSGYVPPEMMQQQQPYTGQIFQPSPTYTPSSPQSFYGSSFEDEPPLLEELGINFDHIWQKTLTVLHPLKIADGSIMNETDLAGPMVFCLAFGATLLLAGKIQFGYVYGISAIGCLGMFCLLNLMSMTGVSFGCVASVLGYCLLPMIILSSFAVVFSLQGLMGIILAAGIIGWCSFSASKIFISALAMEGQQLLVAYPCALLYGVFALISVF
- the YIPF5 gene encoding protein YIPF5 isoform X1: MSGFDNLNTDFYQTSYSIDDQAQSYDYGGGTYSKQYGGYEYSQSSGYVPPEMMQQQQPYTGQIFQPSPTYTPSSPQSFYGSSFEDEPPLLEELGINFDHIWQKTLTVLHPLKIADGSIMNETDLAGPMVFCLAFGATLLLAGKIQFGYVYGISAIGCLGMFCLLNLMSMTGVSFGCVASVLGYCLLPMIILSSFAVVFSLQGLMGIILAAGIIGWCSFSASKIFISALAMEGQQLLVAYPCALLYGVFALISVF